One part of the Haemophilus parainfluenzae genome encodes these proteins:
- the nrdA gene encoding class 1a ribonucleoside-diphosphate reductase subunit alpha — protein MNKGLMVTKRDGTLEQINLDKIHRVITWAAEGLENVSVSQVELRSHIQFYEGIRTSDIHETIIKAAADLISKDTPDYQYLAARLAVFHLRKKAYGHFDPPRLYDHVKKLVRMGKYDPALLADYTREEWDEMDGFIDHWRDMTFSYAAVKQLEGKYLVQNRVTGEIYESAQFLYLLVAASLFSKYPQETRLDYIRRFYDATSTFKISLPTPIMAGVRTPTRQFSSCVLIECGDSLDSINATSAAIVKYVSQRAGIGINAGAIRALGSPIRGGEAFHTGCIPFYKHFQSAVKSCSQGGVRGGAATVYYPIWHLEVESLLVLKNNRGVEDNRVRHMDYGVQLNKLMYQRLIKGADITLFSPSDVPGLYEAFFADQDKFEELYVKYEQDPNIRKRAVKAVELFSLLMQERASTGRIYIQNVDHCNTHSPFDPFVAPVRQSNLCLEIALPTKPLQHFHDENGEIALCTLSAFNLGKLDDLDELDNLADLAVRALDALLDYQDYPVPAAKRSSLGRRSLGIGVINYAYYLAKNGVRYSDGSANDLTHRTFEAIQYYLLKASMNLAKELGACEYFNETNYAKGILPIDTYKKDIDNLTQEPLHYDWETLRQEIKEFGLRNSTLTALMPSETSSQISNATNGIEPPRGHVSIKASKDGILRQVVPDYENLSDNYELLWDIPSNDGYLHLVGIMQKFVDQAISANTNYDPKRFEDGKVPMKVLLKDLLTAYKYGLKTLYYQNTRDGAEDSQEDLDDGCAGGACKI, from the coding sequence ATGAACAAAGGATTAATGGTTACGAAGCGCGATGGTACGCTTGAACAAATCAATTTAGACAAAATTCACCGTGTGATTACTTGGGCTGCAGAAGGGTTGGAAAACGTCTCTGTTTCTCAAGTTGAATTACGTTCTCATATTCAATTCTATGAAGGCATTCGTACCTCCGATATTCACGAGACCATTATTAAAGCAGCAGCAGATCTAATCAGCAAAGATACCCCTGATTATCAATATCTTGCGGCACGTCTTGCGGTTTTCCATTTACGCAAAAAAGCCTATGGCCATTTTGATCCGCCTCGTTTATACGATCATGTGAAAAAATTAGTGCGAATGGGCAAATACGATCCTGCACTTTTAGCCGACTATACTCGTGAAGAATGGGATGAAATGGATGGGTTTATTGATCACTGGCGTGATATGACCTTTTCTTATGCCGCAGTAAAACAATTAGAAGGGAAATACTTAGTTCAAAACCGTGTAACCGGTGAAATCTATGAATCTGCGCAATTCCTTTATTTATTAGTTGCAGCGAGCTTATTCTCAAAATATCCACAAGAAACCCGTTTGGATTATATTCGTCGTTTCTACGATGCGACCTCAACCTTTAAAATTTCATTACCTACGCCTATCATGGCGGGGGTTCGTACGCCTACGCGTCAATTCAGCTCTTGTGTATTAATTGAATGTGGCGACAGCTTAGACTCTATCAATGCTACCTCTGCAGCAATCGTGAAATACGTTTCACAACGAGCGGGTATCGGCATAAATGCAGGTGCAATTCGTGCATTGGGTAGCCCAATTCGTGGTGGTGAAGCATTCCATACTGGCTGTATTCCATTTTATAAACACTTCCAAAGTGCTGTTAAATCTTGTTCACAAGGTGGCGTACGTGGTGGTGCGGCGACAGTTTACTACCCGATTTGGCATTTAGAAGTTGAAAGCTTATTAGTATTGAAAAATAACCGTGGTGTGGAAGATAACCGTGTTCGTCATATGGATTACGGCGTACAGTTAAACAAATTAATGTATCAACGCTTAATCAAAGGCGCGGATATTACTTTATTTAGCCCTTCAGACGTACCTGGACTTTATGAAGCCTTCTTTGCTGATCAAGATAAATTTGAAGAACTTTACGTGAAATACGAACAGGATCCAAATATTCGTAAACGTGCGGTAAAAGCCGTTGAGTTATTCTCTTTATTAATGCAAGAACGTGCATCAACCGGTCGTATTTATATCCAAAACGTGGATCACTGTAATACTCATTCACCGTTTGATCCGTTTGTTGCACCGGTACGTCAATCTAACTTATGTTTAGAAATTGCGTTACCAACTAAACCATTACAACATTTCCATGATGAAAATGGTGAAATTGCCCTTTGTACGCTTTCTGCATTTAACTTAGGTAAATTAGACGATTTAGACGAGTTAGATAACCTGGCAGATCTTGCAGTACGTGCATTAGATGCATTACTAGATTACCAAGACTACCCTGTTCCTGCAGCGAAACGCTCTTCATTAGGTCGTCGTTCACTGGGTATCGGTGTGATTAACTATGCGTATTACTTAGCGAAAAATGGCGTGCGTTATTCTGATGGTTCAGCGAACGATTTAACTCACCGTACATTTGAAGCAATTCAATACTATCTATTAAAAGCCTCCATGAACTTAGCGAAAGAATTAGGTGCATGTGAGTACTTCAATGAAACCAATTACGCAAAAGGTATTTTACCAATCGATACCTATAAGAAAGATATCGATAACTTAACGCAAGAACCATTGCATTATGATTGGGAAACATTGCGCCAAGAAATCAAAGAATTCGGTTTACGTAACTCAACCTTGACCGCATTAATGCCGTCAGAAACTTCTTCACAGATTTCTAATGCAACAAATGGTATCGAACCACCACGTGGTCATGTGAGTATTAAAGCATCAAAAGATGGTATCTTAAGACAAGTTGTACCGGATTATGAAAACTTAAGTGATAACTATGAGTTGCTTTGGGATATTCCAAGCAATGACGGTTACTTACACTTAGTGGGCATTATGCAAAAATTCGTGGACCAAGCGATCTCTGCCAACACCAACTACGATCCAAAACGTTTTGAAGACGGTAAAGTGCCAATGAAAGTGTTGTTAAAAGATCTTTTAACCGCTTACAAATACGGCTTAAAAACCCTCTACTATCAAAACACCCGTGATGGTGCTGAAGACAGCCAAGAAGATTTAGACGATGGCTGTGCTGGTGGAGCGTGTAAGATTTAA
- the dolP gene encoding division/outer membrane stress-associated lipid-binding lipoprotein, with product MKLSQLKKIALILGTAALLQGCAAALVGGAAAGTKVATDPRTMGTQVDDETLEVKVENALDKDAQIKSEGRVNAVSYSGRILLIGQVPDENVKDTATSLTKGVEGVNDVYNELRIAPKITFGQITKDSWITTQIKSKLFVGDNVKATDVKVITENGEVFLLGNVTQSQGNSAAEIASNVAGVQKVIKVFKYLN from the coding sequence ATGAAATTATCACAATTAAAAAAAATTGCCCTTATTTTAGGTACAGCAGCCCTCTTGCAGGGCTGTGCAGCCGCACTTGTAGGTGGTGCGGCAGCAGGAACAAAAGTTGCAACGGATCCCCGCACGATGGGTACGCAGGTCGATGATGAAACGCTAGAAGTCAAAGTAGAAAATGCATTGGATAAAGATGCTCAAATTAAATCTGAAGGCCGTGTAAATGCTGTTTCTTACAGTGGTCGTATATTGTTAATTGGTCAAGTTCCTGATGAAAATGTAAAAGACACGGCAACAAGTCTTACTAAAGGTGTCGAAGGTGTAAATGATGTTTATAACGAATTACGTATTGCCCCCAAAATTACATTTGGTCAAATTACAAAAGACAGCTGGATTACTACACAAATTAAATCAAAACTTTTCGTAGGTGATAATGTTAAGGCTACCGATGTCAAAGTTATCACCGAAAATGGCGAAGTGTTCTTACTCGGCAATGTCACTCAATCACAAGGCAATTCTGCCGCAGAAATTGCAAGCAATGTTGCAGGTGTTCAAAAAGTTATCAAGGTATTTAAGTATTTGAATTAG
- a CDS encoding SIS domain-containing protein has product MLQKVKDIYSESIQIQISASSLLSENIATAAQMVMQCLLSGNKVIACGVSRSYANAQFLVSNLLNRYDFERPSLPSVLLSLESAVGSSLVFDQPIDQLYQHQFNAIAKSGDLLLAFAPLGSEKAVLNTIANAVHKEVQVIALTGANNDAIQGVLADSDLEISIPTTKESRILENHLFVINALCELIDCTLFPRA; this is encoded by the coding sequence ATGTTACAAAAAGTCAAAGATATTTATAGCGAAAGTATTCAGATTCAAATCTCTGCTTCTAGCCTACTATCAGAAAATATTGCTACTGCCGCACAAATGGTGATGCAATGTTTACTGAGCGGTAATAAAGTCATTGCTTGTGGGGTATCTCGTTCTTATGCCAATGCGCAATTTTTAGTGTCAAATTTGCTTAATCGTTACGATTTCGAGCGTCCTAGCCTGCCATCTGTACTGCTTAGCCTGGAAAGTGCGGTCGGTTCTTCACTGGTTTTTGATCAGCCAATTGATCAACTTTATCAACATCAATTCAATGCTATTGCTAAATCAGGCGATCTTCTTTTAGCATTTGCCCCTCTTGGTTCTGAAAAAGCGGTGCTGAATACAATTGCCAATGCCGTACACAAAGAAGTTCAAGTTATCGCTTTAACTGGTGCCAATAATGACGCTATCCAAGGTGTCTTAGCTGATAGCGATTTGGAAATATCTATTCCTACTACCAAAGAATCACGTATTTTAGAGAATCATTTATTTGTCATTAATGCGCTTTGTGAGCTTATTGATTGCACACTTTTCCCAAGAGCTTGA
- a CDS encoding YraN family protein — protein MFSLKRQQGAGFEHQARLFLETKGLKFIAANQYFKCGELDLIMQDGQTIVFVEVRQRSNSAFGSAVESVDWQKQQKWLNAANLWLAKHDLSLEDADCRFDLIAFGKTTSDIQWFPNFLD, from the coding sequence ATGTTTTCATTAAAACGCCAACAAGGGGCGGGCTTTGAACATCAAGCCCGCCTTTTCTTAGAAACCAAAGGCCTCAAATTCATCGCTGCGAATCAATATTTCAAATGTGGTGAATTAGATCTTATTATGCAAGACGGTCAAACGATTGTTTTTGTTGAAGTACGTCAACGATCCAACTCAGCATTTGGATCTGCTGTTGAAAGCGTCGATTGGCAAAAGCAACAAAAATGGCTGAATGCTGCAAATTTATGGCTTGCTAAACACGATTTGAGCCTTGAAGATGCGGATTGCCGTTTTGATCTTATCGCCTTTGGTAAAACGACCAGTGATATTCAATGGTTTCCTAATTTCCTCGATTAA
- a CDS encoding penicillin-binding protein activator — protein MSILLQGGRFKKRLMPILLSVALVGCSNLFGSSFTQTLQRDANASSEFYMNKLGQARDKEDQQTYKLLAARVLITENKVPQAEELLNELVDLNEAQQLDRTLVEASISAAKGANEMAESQLRALDLTKLSPSQKSRYYETFAQTAENRKDVIEAVKARIKMDENLTDIQRRKNNVDKTWALLHSANTGVINNASDEGSVALGGWLTLIKAYNDNIRQPVQLSQALQSWKSAYPSHVAATFFPKELESLLNFQQTNLAQIGLILPLSGDGQILGTTIQSGFNNAKGDSTIPVQVFDSSTTPINEIIVQAKNAGIKALVGPLLKQNVDTIISNPTEVQGIDVLALNATPNVRTINQMCYYGLSPEDEAESAANKMWQDGIRQPIVAMPQNDLGQRVGNAFNVRWQRLAGTDANIRYYNLPADITYFFQGASQDTAGLYVVSSPDELAEIKGYLDTSNPNVRIYASSRSNAASNTAEYYAKMNGVQFSDIPFFKQNDSSQYQKVADSTGGEFQLMRLYAMGADAWLLINHFNELRQVPGYTLSGLTGQLNADSNCNINRDMTWYQVQDGHIVTVAN, from the coding sequence ATGTCTATTCTATTACAAGGCGGTCGTTTTAAAAAACGTTTAATGCCGATTTTATTGTCTGTTGCATTAGTGGGTTGTTCTAACTTATTCGGTAGCAGCTTTACCCAAACATTACAACGTGATGCTAATGCAAGTTCTGAATTTTATATGAACAAATTAGGACAAGCACGAGATAAGGAAGATCAACAAACTTACAAACTCTTAGCCGCACGTGTATTAATTACTGAAAATAAAGTGCCACAAGCCGAAGAATTATTAAATGAATTGGTTGACTTAAACGAAGCGCAACAATTAGACCGTACGTTAGTTGAAGCGAGTATCTCTGCGGCGAAAGGCGCTAATGAGATGGCTGAAAGTCAATTACGTGCGCTTGATCTTACGAAATTAAGTCCATCACAAAAATCCCGTTATTACGAAACCTTTGCGCAAACTGCAGAAAATCGTAAAGATGTGATTGAAGCGGTGAAAGCACGCATCAAAATGGATGAAAACTTAACAGATATACAACGTCGTAAAAATAATGTCGATAAGACTTGGGCATTACTCCACTCTGCTAATACAGGGGTCATTAATAATGCCTCAGATGAAGGCAGCGTAGCACTCGGGGGGTGGCTCACTTTAATTAAAGCCTATAATGACAACATTCGTCAGCCAGTACAATTAAGTCAAGCGCTACAAAGCTGGAAATCCGCTTATCCAAGTCACGTTGCAGCTACTTTTTTCCCTAAAGAGCTAGAAAGCTTATTAAATTTCCAACAAACAAATTTAGCTCAAATTGGGTTAATCTTACCCTTAAGTGGAGATGGACAAATTTTAGGTACAACGATTCAATCAGGTTTCAATAATGCCAAAGGTGACTCAACTATCCCAGTGCAGGTCTTTGACTCATCAACCACACCAATTAACGAAATTATTGTACAAGCTAAAAACGCTGGTATTAAAGCATTAGTCGGACCATTGCTCAAACAGAATGTGGATACGATTATTTCAAATCCTACAGAAGTGCAAGGTATAGATGTGTTAGCATTAAATGCGACACCGAATGTGCGCACAATTAACCAAATGTGTTATTACGGTTTATCTCCAGAGGATGAAGCGGAATCGGCTGCAAATAAAATGTGGCAAGATGGTATTCGCCAGCCCATCGTTGCGATGCCACAAAATGATTTAGGACAACGTGTTGGTAATGCGTTCAATGTACGTTGGCAACGTTTAGCGGGTACAGATGCGAATATTCGCTACTATAACTTACCAGCTGATATTACCTATTTCTTCCAAGGTGCTTCACAAGATACAGCTGGGCTTTATGTCGTGTCATCGCCAGATGAATTAGCAGAAATTAAAGGTTACTTAGATACCAGCAATCCGAATGTTCGCATTTATGCAAGTTCTCGTTCAAATGCGGCAAGCAATACTGCGGAATACTATGCAAAAATGAATGGCGTTCAATTTAGTGATATTCCGTTCTTTAAACAAAATGATTCTTCACAATACCAAAAAGTAGCGGATTCAACTGGTGGTGAGTTCCAATTAATGCGTTTATATGCAATGGGTGCTGATGCATGGTTGCTCATCAATCACTTTAACGAATTACGCCAAGTACCGGGTTATACCTTAAGCGGTTTAACTGGGCAGCTTAATGCTGATTCAAACTGCAATATAAATCGTGATATGACATGGTATCAAGTACAAGATGGTCACATAGTTACAGTTGCAAACTAA
- the rsmI gene encoding 16S rRNA (cytidine(1402)-2'-O)-methyltransferase: MNDLTGILYIVATPIGNLQDITQRALETFSQVDLIAAEDTRHSGLLLSHYGIKKPFFALHDHNEQEKAHVLVEKLKQGINIALISDAGTPLISDPGFHLVRQCREAGIKVVPLPGACAAITALCASGIASDRFCFEGFLPAKTKARKDKLENVAEEDRTLIFYESTHRILDTLADMQDVLGGDRYVVLAREITKTWETIAGDKLSDLRQWLSEDPNRTKGEMVLILEGKPKLEDSEEFSPQAIKALTLIAKELPLKKAAAIVAELYGYKKNALYQFGLDNLD; encoded by the coding sequence ATGAATGATTTAACCGGAATTTTATATATTGTCGCCACGCCAATCGGGAATTTACAAGATATTACACAACGTGCTTTAGAGACCTTTTCACAAGTGGATTTAATTGCTGCGGAAGACACACGCCACAGTGGTTTATTGCTCAGTCATTATGGTATCAAAAAGCCTTTTTTTGCCTTGCATGATCACAATGAACAAGAAAAAGCACATGTGTTGGTAGAAAAGCTAAAACAAGGTATCAATATTGCATTAATTTCCGATGCAGGAACCCCCTTAATTAGCGATCCAGGTTTTCATTTAGTGCGTCAATGTCGTGAAGCGGGCATTAAAGTAGTGCCACTACCAGGTGCTTGTGCAGCGATTACTGCATTATGTGCATCAGGCATTGCGTCAGATCGTTTTTGCTTTGAAGGTTTTTTACCTGCGAAAACCAAGGCACGTAAAGATAAGTTAGAAAACGTCGCAGAAGAAGACCGCACTTTAATCTTCTATGAATCAACTCACCGCATTTTAGATACCCTTGCCGATATGCAAGATGTATTAGGTGGTGATCGTTATGTTGTGCTTGCACGTGAAATTACGAAAACGTGGGAAACCATTGCAGGGGATAAATTAAGTGATCTTCGTCAATGGTTAAGTGAAGATCCGAATCGCACAAAAGGTGAGATGGTGTTAATCTTGGAAGGCAAACCCAAATTAGAAGATAGCGAAGAATTTTCACCACAAGCAATTAAAGCACTCACTTTGATTGCCAAAGAACTCCCTTTAAAAAAGGCTGCGGCGATTGTAGCAGAACTTTATGGTTATAAGAAAAATGCCTTATACCAATTTGGATTAGATAATTTAGATTAG
- the tldD gene encoding metalloprotease TldD, which yields MLKQVSDTLLAPSNLSHQSLLNIFDVMSHRHIDYADLYFQLSQDESWVLEDSIIKEGGFHIDRGVGVRAVSGEKTGFAYSDQINLASLQQCAEAVKGIAQIKEGNLISPQAFNAVNAVQRYAAINPLESLSKEKKIELLHLVDRTARSEDPRVTHVSAALSSIYEEVLVVATDGTLAADIRPLVRLSISVLVEEDGKRERGSCGSGGRFGLDWFFEVVNGDIRAVNFAKEAVRQALVNLSAVAAPAGLMPVVLGAGWPGVLLHEAVGHGLEGDFNRKESSLFTGKIGELVTSPLCTIVDDGTLQNRRGSLTIDDEGVPSQCNVLIKDGILQGYMQDKLNARLMGGKPTGNGRRESYAHLPMPRMTNTYMLAGQSKFEDLVASVDRGIYAPHFGGGQVDITSGKFVFSTSEAYLIEKGKITKPVKGATLIGSGIDVMQKVSMVADKTDLDLGIGVCGKDGQSVPVGVGQPALKIDEITVGGTN from the coding sequence ATGTTAAAACAGGTTTCAGATACCTTACTTGCACCAAGCAATTTATCGCATCAATCATTGCTTAATATTTTTGATGTAATGTCGCATCGTCATATTGATTATGCGGATCTTTATTTTCAATTAAGCCAAGATGAAAGCTGGGTATTAGAAGACAGCATTATTAAAGAAGGTGGCTTTCATATTGATCGCGGTGTTGGTGTGCGCGCCGTTTCGGGTGAAAAAACAGGCTTTGCGTATTCTGATCAAATCAATTTAGCCTCATTACAACAATGTGCTGAAGCTGTAAAAGGCATTGCACAAATTAAAGAAGGTAATTTAATTTCGCCTCAGGCATTTAATGCGGTGAATGCGGTTCAGCGTTATGCGGCGATTAATCCGTTAGAAAGTTTAAGTAAAGAGAAAAAGATCGAGTTATTACACTTAGTAGATCGTACAGCGCGATCTGAAGATCCTCGTGTTACACATGTTTCTGCAGCATTAAGTTCGATTTATGAAGAAGTGTTAGTCGTCGCAACAGATGGCACACTTGCCGCAGATATTCGTCCGCTTGTGCGTTTATCCATTTCTGTTCTTGTTGAAGAAGATGGCAAGCGTGAGCGTGGTAGCTGCGGTTCTGGTGGACGCTTTGGCTTAGATTGGTTCTTTGAAGTGGTAAATGGGGATATTCGTGCCGTTAATTTTGCAAAAGAAGCGGTTCGTCAAGCCCTTGTCAATTTAAGTGCGGTCGCTGCGCCAGCAGGATTAATGCCTGTGGTATTAGGGGCTGGCTGGCCTGGCGTATTGCTTCATGAAGCAGTGGGACACGGTTTAGAAGGGGATTTCAACCGCAAAGAAAGCTCTTTATTTACAGGAAAAATTGGTGAGTTAGTGACGTCGCCATTATGTACAATTGTGGATGATGGTACATTGCAAAACCGTCGTGGATCTTTGACCATTGATGATGAAGGCGTGCCAAGTCAGTGTAATGTTTTAATCAAAGACGGGATTTTGCAAGGTTACATGCAAGATAAACTCAATGCACGATTAATGGGGGGAAAACCAACGGGGAATGGTCGCCGTGAATCTTATGCGCATTTACCAATGCCACGCATGACCAATACTTATATGTTGGCGGGCCAAAGCAAATTTGAAGATTTGGTAGCTTCAGTAGATCGCGGTATTTATGCTCCGCACTTTGGTGGTGGCCAGGTAGATATTACGTCGGGTAAATTTGTATTCTCGACGTCTGAAGCTTATCTCATCGAAAAAGGCAAAATCACCAAACCGGTTAAAGGAGCAACGTTAATCGGTAGTGGTATCGATGTGATGCAAAAAGTCTCTATGGTCGCAGATAAAACAGACTTAGATCTTGGTATTGGTGTATGCGGCAAAGATGGCCAAAGCGTGCCAGTCGGCGTTGGTCAGCCTGCCTTGAAAATCGATGAAATCACCGTTGGTGGAACCAATTAA
- the pntA gene encoding Re/Si-specific NAD(P)(+) transhydrogenase subunit alpha, translating into MLIGVPRELLDSENRVAATPKTVQQILKLGFDVIVEHDAGFKASFEDQAFIDAGAKIGSSSEVWHSDVIFKVNPPTDAEIDQMKEGATLVSFIWRAQNPDLMKKLTSKKINVLAMDSVPRISRAQALDALSSMANISGYRAVIEAAHEFGSFFTGQITAAGKVPPAKVLVIGAGVAGLAAIGAANSLGAIVRAFDSRPEVKEQVQSMGASFLEIDFKEEGGSGDGYAKVMSEEFNRRAMALYAEQAKEVDIIITTAAIPGKPAPRLITKEMVDSMKPGSVVVDLAAATGGNCAYTEAGKVVTTENQVKIIGYTDFPSRLPTQSSQLYGTNLVNLLKLLCKEKDGKINIDFDDVVLRGVTVVRDGEEIPPAQIQVSAQPKQEAKAAQSAVKKEEEKPADPRIKYGVMAGVGVLFLWLASVAPAAFLSHFTVFVLACVVGYYVVWNVSHALHTPLMAVTNAISGIIIVGALLQIRQPTGNFFIDALAFVAILVASINIFGGFRVTQRMLAMFRKG; encoded by the coding sequence ATGTTAATTGGTGTACCTAGAGAACTGCTTGATAGCGAAAATCGTGTGGCGGCGACGCCAAAAACGGTTCAGCAGATCTTAAAGCTGGGCTTTGATGTCATCGTAGAACACGATGCGGGATTCAAAGCGAGTTTTGAAGACCAAGCATTTATCGACGCTGGCGCAAAAATTGGCTCAAGTTCAGAAGTGTGGCATTCGGATGTGATTTTTAAAGTGAATCCACCAACGGATGCAGAAATTGATCAAATGAAGGAAGGTGCAACACTTGTGAGCTTCATTTGGCGTGCACAAAATCCGGATTTAATGAAAAAACTCACGTCGAAAAAAATTAATGTATTAGCGATGGATTCGGTGCCACGTATTTCTCGTGCGCAAGCGCTTGATGCATTAAGCTCTATGGCGAATATTTCTGGTTATCGTGCGGTGATTGAAGCCGCTCATGAATTTGGTAGTTTCTTCACTGGACAAATTACTGCGGCAGGTAAAGTACCACCAGCAAAAGTGTTAGTCATTGGTGCGGGTGTAGCAGGTCTAGCGGCGATTGGTGCAGCGAATAGTCTTGGTGCGATTGTACGTGCTTTTGATTCTCGTCCAGAAGTAAAAGAACAAGTACAAAGTATGGGCGCGTCTTTCTTAGAAATTGATTTCAAAGAAGAAGGCGGTAGCGGCGATGGTTACGCGAAAGTGATGTCAGAAGAATTTAACCGTCGTGCGATGGCGCTTTATGCGGAACAAGCCAAAGAAGTGGATATCATTATTACCACCGCGGCGATTCCAGGTAAACCAGCCCCTCGCTTAATCACGAAAGAAATGGTTGATTCCATGAAACCAGGTTCTGTGGTGGTGGACTTAGCGGCTGCAACAGGTGGTAACTGTGCTTACACTGAAGCTGGTAAAGTCGTAACCACTGAAAACCAAGTGAAAATCATTGGTTACACCGATTTCCCAAGTCGTTTACCAACACAATCTTCCCAACTTTACGGAACAAACTTAGTTAATTTATTAAAACTACTTTGTAAAGAAAAAGACGGCAAGATCAATATCGATTTTGACGATGTGGTATTACGCGGTGTGACTGTGGTACGTGATGGTGAAGAAATTCCACCAGCACAAATTCAAGTGTCAGCACAACCAAAACAAGAAGCGAAAGCGGCACAAAGTGCGGTTAAAAAAGAGGAAGAAAAACCAGCAGATCCTCGCATCAAATACGGTGTAATGGCGGGTGTAGGTGTGTTATTCCTCTGGCTTGCATCTGTGGCGCCAGCGGCATTCCTTTCTCACTTCACCGTATTCGTATTGGCTTGTGTAGTCGGTTACTATGTGGTTTGGAATGTCAGCCACGCTTTACACACACCACTTATGGCGGTAACCAATGCGATTTCAGGTATCATCATTGTGGGTGCATTACTGCAAATTAGACAGCCAACAGGCAACTTCTTTATTGATGCCTTAGCCTTTGTGGCAATCTTGGTGGCAAGCATCAACATCTTTGGTGGCTTCCGTGTAACTCAACGTATGTTGGCGATGTTTAGAAAAGGTTAA
- the pntB gene encoding Re/Si-specific NAD(P)(+) transhydrogenase subunit beta gives MSEGLVQAAYIIAALLFIMSLAGLSKHETAKAGCWYGIVGMTIALVATIFGPQSEGTLWIIIAMIIGGVIGVQRALKVEMTEMPELVAILHSFVGLAAVLVGFNSYGLTHETDPVLMNIHNVEVFLGIFIGAVTFTGSIVAFGKLSGKINSKALMLPHRHKLNLAALVVSAFLMVAFLNNPDNIFPVLLMTAIALAFGWHLVASIGGADMPVVVSMLNSYSGWAAAAAGFMLSNDLLIVTGALVGSSGAILSYIMCKAMNRSFISVIAGGFGNDVQVSSDEEQGEHRETTAEEVAELLKNASSVIITPGYGMAVAQAQYPVAEITAKLRERGINVRFGIHPVAGRLPGHMNVLLAEAKVPYDIVLEMDEINDDFADTDVVLVIGANDTVNPAAMEDPNSPIAGMPVLEVWKAQNVIVFKRSMAVGYAGVQNPLFFKENTQMLFGDAKERVDDILTALNK, from the coding sequence ATGTCTGAAGGTTTAGTACAAGCAGCCTATATTATCGCTGCATTACTTTTCATTATGAGCTTAGCCGGTCTTTCTAAACATGAAACGGCAAAAGCCGGTTGTTGGTATGGTATTGTCGGTATGACTATTGCCCTTGTTGCAACCATTTTTGGCCCGCAATCTGAAGGCACATTATGGATCATCATTGCAATGATCATCGGTGGCGTGATTGGTGTTCAACGTGCATTAAAAGTTGAAATGACTGAAATGCCAGAACTCGTTGCGATCCTTCACAGCTTTGTAGGTTTAGCAGCAGTGCTCGTAGGCTTTAACAGCTACGGCTTAACACATGAAACTGATCCTGTGTTAATGAATATCCATAACGTTGAAGTATTCTTAGGGATCTTCATCGGTGCGGTAACATTCACGGGTTCTATCGTAGCATTCGGTAAATTAAGCGGCAAAATCAATTCAAAAGCATTAATGCTGCCACATCGCCATAAATTAAATTTAGCGGCCTTAGTGGTTTCTGCTTTCTTGATGGTGGCATTTTTAAATAACCCGGATAATATCTTCCCAGTGTTACTCATGACTGCGATTGCACTTGCATTCGGCTGGCACTTAGTGGCATCTATCGGTGGTGCGGATATGCCGGTTGTGGTCTCAATGCTTAACTCTTATTCTGGTTGGGCAGCGGCTGCAGCAGGTTTCATGCTAAGCAATGATTTGCTTATCGTCACCGGTGCATTAGTGGGTTCTTCTGGTGCGATTCTTTCTTACATTATGTGTAAAGCGATGAACCGCTCATTTATCAGCGTTATTGCAGGTGGTTTTGGTAATGATGTTCAAGTGTCTTCAGATGAAGAACAAGGCGAACACCGTGAAACAACCGCAGAAGAAGTGGCTGAATTACTTAAAAATGCAAGCTCTGTCATCATCACGCCAGGATATGGTATGGCGGTAGCACAAGCGCAATATCCAGTAGCTGAGATTACGGCGAAATTGCGTGAGCGTGGCATTAACGTGCGTTTTGGTATTCACCCTGTTGCAGGTCGTTTACCGGGTCATATGAACGTACTTTTAGCAGAAGCAAAAGTGCCTTATGACATCGTGCTTGAAATGGATGAGATCAATGATGATTTTGCGGATACCGATGTGGTATTGGTTATCGGTGCAAACGACACCGTAAACCCAGCGGCAATGGAAGATCCAAACAGCCCAATCGCAGGTATGCCAGTGTTAGAAGTATGGAAAGCACAAAACGTTATCGTATTCAAACGCTCTATGGCGGTGGGTTACGCAGGCGTTCAAAACCCATTATTCTTCAAAGAAAACACTCAAATGCTTTTTGGTGATGCAAAAGAACGTGTTGATGACATTCTTACTGCATTAAATAAATAA